The following coding sequences lie in one Sphingobium sp. KCTC 72723 genomic window:
- the glgX gene encoding glycogen debranching protein GlgX: MSRGGAAPVLTQAGAHFSIWSPDADQLWLCLFDVADRETRLPMLRDTTGNWHVEATGVGAGARYGVRADGPYDPAAGLWFDPDKLLLDPYAQAIDRAFVYDPALAAPRGAGGDTARLMPKGVVTAPLATPSPTAPCFTPGGLIYELHVRGFTMAHPDVPPQQRGTIAALAHPAVIAHLKRLHVSAIELMPINAWIDERHLGPLGLTNYWGYNPVNWFALDPRLAPGGMAELRDTVAALHDAGIGVMLDMVYNHDGESDVLGPTLSLRGLDARGYFRHAPDGRLINDTGTGNSIACNAPVVRRMILQSLRHFVEVAGIDGFRFDLGPALGRMDDGYDPNAPLLQEMRADPVLADRVMIAEPWDIGPGGYQLGRFPGWLEWNDRYRDDMRRFWRGDAGMLGAFATRLTGSADLFDGIATRSINFLAAHDGFTLADLTAYEQRHNIANGEQGRDGHGENLSWNNGTEGPTDDPAIGAARRHDVKALLSTLFCSRDTIMLCAGDEFGRSQQGNNNAYAQDNAISWVDWDGRDGEVEAHAFALAQLRARHACLRDTRFLTDMDVAWLDEAGAPLTVGQWEDPSRRRLALHFPGSGLTLCLNGADEACDFHLPDGSMVAVAARSLLPVG; the protein is encoded by the coding sequence GTGAGCCGCGGCGGTGCCGCGCCGGTCCTGACGCAGGCGGGTGCGCATTTTTCCATATGGTCGCCCGATGCCGATCAATTGTGGCTGTGCCTGTTCGATGTGGCGGACCGTGAAACGCGCCTGCCGATGTTGCGCGATACGACGGGCAACTGGCATGTCGAAGCGACCGGCGTTGGCGCAGGCGCGCGTTATGGCGTGCGGGCCGATGGGCCTTATGATCCGGCGGCGGGCCTGTGGTTCGATCCCGACAAGCTGCTGCTCGATCCCTATGCGCAGGCGATCGACCGGGCGTTCGTCTACGACCCGGCTCTTGCCGCGCCGCGTGGGGCAGGGGGCGACACCGCGCGGCTGATGCCCAAGGGAGTGGTGACGGCGCCGCTCGCGACGCCATCCCCGACAGCGCCCTGTTTCACCCCCGGCGGCCTGATATACGAACTCCATGTGCGCGGCTTTACCATGGCGCATCCCGACGTGCCGCCGCAGCAGCGCGGCACCATCGCCGCGCTGGCCCATCCCGCCGTGATCGCGCACCTCAAGCGGTTGCATGTGTCCGCCATCGAACTGATGCCAATCAACGCCTGGATCGACGAGCGGCATCTGGGACCGTTGGGGCTGACCAACTATTGGGGCTATAATCCAGTCAACTGGTTCGCGCTGGACCCGCGCCTTGCCCCCGGCGGCATGGCGGAATTGCGCGATACGGTGGCGGCGCTGCATGATGCGGGGATCGGCGTCATGCTCGACATGGTCTATAATCATGATGGCGAAAGCGACGTGCTTGGCCCCACGCTGTCGCTGCGCGGTCTGGATGCGCGGGGTTATTTTCGCCATGCGCCCGACGGGCGACTGATCAACGATACTGGCACGGGCAACAGCATCGCCTGCAATGCGCCGGTGGTGCGCCGCATGATCCTGCAATCGCTGCGCCACTTCGTGGAGGTCGCGGGGATAGACGGGTTTCGTTTCGACCTTGGCCCGGCGCTGGGGCGGATGGACGATGGCTATGATCCGAACGCGCCATTGTTGCAGGAGATGCGAGCCGACCCCGTGCTGGCCGATCGGGTGATGATCGCCGAGCCGTGGGACATCGGGCCGGGGGGCTATCAACTGGGGCGCTTCCCCGGCTGGCTGGAATGGAACGACCGCTATCGCGACGACATGCGGCGCTTCTGGCGGGGGGATGCCGGGATGCTGGGGGCGTTTGCGACGCGGCTGACCGGATCGGCGGACCTGTTCGACGGCATCGCGACCCGCAGCATCAATTTCCTGGCGGCGCATGACGGTTTCACGCTGGCGGACCTGACCGCCTACGAACAGCGGCACAATATCGCCAATGGGGAACAGGGGCGCGATGGCCATGGCGAAAATCTGAGCTGGAATAACGGTACCGAGGGGCCGACCGACGACCCGGCCATCGGCGCAGCGCGCCGCCATGACGTCAAGGCATTGCTGTCGACATTATTCTGCTCACGCGACACGATCATGCTGTGCGCGGGCGACGAATTTGGCCGCAGCCAGCAGGGTAACAACAATGCCTATGCGCAGGATAATGCGATCAGCTGGGTCGATTGGGATGGGCGCGACGGGGAAGTGGAGGCCCATGCCTTTGCTTTGGCGCAACTGCGCGCGCGCCATGCCTGTCTGCGCGATACGCGGTTCCTGACGGACATGGATGTCGCGTGGCTGGATGAAGCCGGCGCGCCGCTGACGGTCGGGCAATGGGAAGACCCGTCCCGCCGCCGTCTGGCGCTGCATTTCCCCGGCAGCGGGTTGACGCTGTGCCTGAACGGCGCGGACGAGGCGTGCGACTTTCACTTGCCCGACGGCAGCATGGTCGCGGTCGCGGCACGATCATTATTGCCTGTGGGATAA
- the folK gene encoding 2-amino-4-hydroxy-6-hydroxymethyldihydropteridine diphosphokinase, giving the protein MPDTRTHIYALALGSNRPLSAQRSPARLLDEAVVRIGKVATIMRVSPTIETAPIGPSRRRFANGALLVESALAPRAMLTALQAIERDLGRKRFRRWGARSVDIDIILWSGGCFSSRTLTIPHVEFRRRAFVLTPLRAIAPGWRDPRTGLAIRHLAFRLGKAASKG; this is encoded by the coding sequence ATGCCCGACACAAGAACCCATATCTATGCGCTTGCCCTTGGGTCGAACCGCCCCCTGTCGGCGCAACGCTCCCCGGCACGCTTGCTGGACGAAGCCGTCGTCCGCATCGGGAAAGTCGCAACGATAATGCGTGTCTCCCCGACCATCGAAACTGCGCCGATCGGCCCGTCGCGGCGCCGCTTCGCCAATGGCGCGCTGCTGGTCGAAAGCGCGCTGGCGCCGCGCGCCATGCTGACCGCGCTTCAGGCGATCGAACGCGATCTTGGGCGCAAACGCTTCCGGCGCTGGGGCGCGCGCAGCGTCGATATCGACATCATCCTATGGTCGGGCGGCTGCTTTTCCAGCCGGACGCTGACCATCCCCCATGTCGAATTTCGCAGGCGTGCCTTCGTGCTGACGCCGTTGCGGGCCATTGCGCCGGGCTGGCGCGACCCGCGCACCGGCCTTGCCATCCGCCACCTTGCCTTTCGTCTTGGAAAAGCTGCTTCAAAAGGTTGA
- a CDS encoding uracil-DNA glycosylase produces the protein MILQSPIPQTEPPHDCPLCPRLVSLRQECRAEHPDWWNAPVPAFGDPQARIAIIGLAPGKAGANRTGRPFTGDQSGALLFATLARFGLVEGDYTGSVDDGVMLKDVVILNAVRCLPPQNKPVPAEVHACRPFLAQGAAALPRARTFIALGEVAHQSAVKILGGRLPKARFAHLAEHRVPDGRMLVDSYHPSRYNQNVGRLTDEMFDAVFARALELRDRVE, from the coding sequence GTGATCCTGCAAAGCCCCATCCCACAAACAGAGCCGCCGCATGACTGCCCGCTCTGTCCCCGCCTCGTTTCGTTGCGACAGGAATGTCGCGCCGAACATCCCGACTGGTGGAATGCGCCGGTCCCGGCCTTTGGCGATCCACAGGCGCGCATCGCCATCATCGGGCTGGCACCGGGCAAGGCAGGCGCGAACCGCACCGGGCGGCCCTTTACCGGGGACCAGTCGGGGGCGTTGCTATTTGCAACGCTGGCCAGATTCGGGCTGGTCGAGGGGGATTATACCGGCAGCGTCGATGATGGCGTGATGTTGAAGGATGTCGTCATCCTGAACGCGGTGCGGTGCCTGCCGCCGCAGAACAAGCCTGTTCCGGCGGAAGTCCATGCGTGTCGCCCATTCCTGGCGCAGGGCGCGGCGGCATTGCCCCGTGCGCGCACCTTCATTGCACTGGGCGAAGTCGCGCATCAGTCGGCGGTCAAGATATTGGGCGGCAGGCTGCCCAAGGCGCGCTTTGCCCATCTGGCCGAACATCGGGTGCCGGACGGGCGGATGCTGGTCGATAGCTATCACCCGTCGCGCTATAACCAGAATGTCGGGCGGCTGACGGACGAGATGTTCGACGCGGTGTTCGCGCGCGCGCTGGAACTGCGCGACCGGGTGGAGTGA
- the rpsD gene encoding 30S ribosomal protein S4, producing MTKRTSAKYKLDRRMGENIWGRPKSPVNKREYGPGQHGQRRKGKVSDYGIQLRAKQKLKGYYGDITEKQFKKNYFEASRMKGDTGQNLIGLLERRLDAVVYRAKFAPTIFSSRQIVSHGHIYVNGVKCNIASRLVKPGDEITLGKKAQEMALVMEAQALAERDIPDYVAPDGATKVTYVRVPTLDEVPYPVKMEPNLVVEFYSR from the coding sequence ATGACGAAGCGCACCAGCGCCAAGTATAAGCTCGACCGTCGTATGGGCGAGAATATCTGGGGCCGTCCCAAATCGCCTGTCAACAAGCGCGAATATGGTCCGGGGCAACACGGCCAGCGCCGCAAGGGCAAGGTTTCAGATTACGGCATCCAGCTGCGCGCCAAGCAGAAGCTGAAGGGCTATTACGGCGACATCACCGAAAAGCAGTTCAAGAAGAACTATTTCGAAGCCAGCCGCATGAAGGGCGATACCGGCCAGAACCTGATCGGCCTGCTCGAACGCCGCCTGGACGCCGTCGTCTATCGCGCCAAGTTCGCGCCGACCATCTTCTCGTCGCGCCAGATCGTTTCGCACGGCCACATCTATGTGAACGGCGTGAAGTGCAACATTGCCTCGCGTCTGGTAAAGCCGGGCGACGAAATCACCTTGGGCAAGAAGGCGCAGGAAATGGCGCTGGTGATGGAAGCACAGGCTTTGGCCGAGCGTGACATCCCCGATTATGTCGCACCCGATGGCGCGACCAAGGTTACCTATGTCCGCGTTCCCACGCTGGACGAAGTGCCTTACCCGGTGAAGATGGAACCCAATCTGGTCGTCGAATTCTATTCGCGCTAA
- a CDS encoding chorismate mutase produces MNPESYSTMTQVRAGVDNLDRQIVALLAQRFAHMRAAARIKPDRSAVRDEARKAQVIANACAEAEALGVPCDLIAGMWEELVEASIAYEMAEFDRTRD; encoded by the coding sequence ATGAATCCCGAAAGCTATTCCACCATGACGCAGGTGCGCGCCGGTGTCGATAATCTCGACCGGCAGATCGTTGCCCTGCTGGCCCAGCGCTTTGCCCATATGCGCGCCGCCGCCCGGATTAAGCCGGACCGCAGCGCCGTGCGTGACGAAGCCCGCAAGGCGCAAGTCATCGCCAATGCCTGCGCGGAAGCCGAAGCGCTGGGCGTGCCGTGCGATCTGATCGCGGGTATGTGGGAAGAGCTGGTCGAAGCGTCGATCGCTTATGAAATGGCGGAGTTCGACCGGACGCGGGATTAG
- the nrdR gene encoding transcriptional regulator NrdR — protein sequence MRCPFCAHEDSQVKDSRPTEDGAAIRRRRQCEACAARFTTFERIQLRDIWVVKSEGRKEAFERDKLARSIGIACSKRPIDPSRIEKLISGIQRQLETSGDTEVPARAIGELVMEGLKRLDSVAYIRFASVYKDFTDAKDFEEFASTVKEVGG from the coding sequence TTGCGCTGTCCCTTCTGCGCCCATGAGGACAGTCAGGTAAAAGACAGTCGGCCGACGGAGGATGGTGCCGCCATCCGCCGTCGCCGCCAGTGCGAAGCGTGCGCCGCGCGCTTCACGACCTTCGAACGCATCCAGCTACGCGACATCTGGGTGGTCAAGAGCGAGGGGCGCAAGGAAGCGTTCGAACGCGACAAGCTGGCCCGCTCCATCGGCATCGCGTGCAGCAAGCGGCCGATCGATCCCAGCCGCATCGAAAAGCTGATTTCGGGCATCCAGCGCCAGCTGGAAACCAGCGGCGACACCGAAGTCCCCGCCCGCGCCATCGGCGAACTGGTGATGGAAGGCCTCAAACGCCTCGACAGCGTCGCCTATATCCGCTTCGCCAGCGTCTATAAGGACTTCACGGACGCAAAGGATTTCGAGGAATTCGCGAGTACTGTGAAGGAAGTGGGCGGGTAA
- the glyA gene encoding serine hydroxymethyltransferase: MSIDTLSPAIRQDGFFSENLSRADPEIFGAIGNELKRQQDKIELIASENIVSKAVLEAAGSIFTNKYAEGYPGKRYYGGCEYADVVETLAIERAKALFGAAFANVQPNSGSQMNQAVFLALLAPGDTFMGLDLSSGGHLTHGSPVNMSGKWFNPVPYGVRADDHLIDMDEVARIARECKPKLIICGGTAYSRVWDFPRFREIADEVGAYLLADMSHFSGLVAGGAHPSPVPYAHVTTTTTHKSLRGPRSGIILTNDEALAKKLNSAIFPGLQGGPLMHIIAAKAVAFKEALTPEFKAYAHQIVANARALSATLADAGLSIVSGGTDNHLMLVDLRAKDTTGKAAEKALDRAYITCNKNNVPFDTASPFVTSGIRLGTPAGTTRGFGEAEFREIGTLIAQVVEGLKRNGPDGDGQVEAHVRDKVLALTARFPIYEG, translated from the coding sequence ATGAGCATCGACACCCTGTCCCCCGCCATCCGTCAGGACGGCTTCTTCAGCGAAAACCTCAGCCGCGCGGACCCGGAAATCTTCGGCGCGATCGGTAACGAACTCAAGCGCCAGCAGGACAAGATCGAACTGATCGCGTCCGAAAATATCGTGTCGAAAGCGGTGCTGGAAGCGGCCGGCTCGATCTTCACCAACAAATATGCCGAAGGCTATCCGGGCAAGCGCTATTATGGCGGCTGCGAATATGCCGACGTCGTCGAAACCCTGGCCATCGAACGGGCCAAGGCATTGTTCGGCGCAGCCTTCGCCAATGTTCAGCCCAACAGCGGCAGCCAGATGAATCAGGCCGTGTTCCTGGCGCTGCTTGCACCCGGCGACACCTTCATGGGCCTCGACCTCTCGTCGGGCGGCCACCTGACCCACGGCTCGCCGGTCAACATGTCGGGCAAGTGGTTCAACCCGGTCCCTTACGGCGTGCGCGCCGACGATCATCTGATCGACATGGACGAAGTCGCCCGCATCGCGCGTGAATGTAAGCCAAAGCTCATCATCTGCGGCGGCACCGCCTATTCGCGCGTGTGGGATTTCCCCCGCTTCCGTGAAATCGCCGACGAAGTGGGCGCTTACCTGCTCGCCGACATGTCGCATTTCTCCGGTCTGGTCGCGGGCGGCGCGCATCCCTCGCCCGTCCCTTACGCCCATGTCACCACCACCACGACTCACAAGTCGCTGCGTGGCCCGCGTTCGGGCATCATCCTGACCAACGACGAAGCGCTGGCCAAGAAGCTGAACAGCGCGATCTTCCCCGGCCTTCAGGGTGGCCCGCTGATGCACATCATCGCGGCCAAGGCAGTGGCGTTCAAGGAAGCGCTGACCCCGGAATTCAAGGCCTACGCGCATCAGATCGTCGCCAACGCCCGCGCCTTGAGCGCCACGCTGGCCGATGCTGGGCTGTCGATCGTGTCGGGTGGCACCGACAATCATCTGATGCTGGTCGACCTGCGCGCCAAGGACACGACGGGCAAGGCCGCCGAAAAGGCGCTCGATCGTGCCTATATCACCTGCAACAAGAATAATGTGCCGTTTGACACGGCCAGCCCCTTCGTCACGTCCGGCATCCGCCTCGGCACGCCCGCAGGCACCACGCGCGGTTTCGGTGAAGCGGAGTTCCGCGAAATCGGCACGCTGATCGCGCAAGTGGTCGAAGGCCTCAAGCGCAACGGTCCCGACGGCGACGGCCAGGTCGAAGCGCATGTGCGCGACAAGGTGCTGGCCCTGACCGCCCGCTTCCCGATCTACGAGGGATAA
- the rpiB gene encoding ribose 5-phosphate isomerase B, whose protein sequence is MKIAIASDHAAIDLKAELAQWLRDEGHEVTDLGPDTADRVDYPDYGYKLATAVASGAAERGIALCGSGIGISIAVNRNPACRAALVGEPLSAALSREHNDANVLAMGARLTGIDMAKACVTAFLTTDFGGGRHTGRVEKLSQPAL, encoded by the coding sequence ATGAAAATCGCCATCGCATCCGATCATGCCGCCATCGACCTGAAGGCCGAACTGGCCCAATGGCTGCGCGACGAAGGGCATGAGGTGACAGACCTTGGTCCCGACACCGCCGACCGGGTCGATTATCCCGATTATGGTTACAAGCTGGCGACAGCGGTGGCATCCGGCGCGGCGGAACGCGGCATCGCGCTGTGCGGCTCCGGCATCGGCATCTCCATCGCGGTGAACCGCAACCCGGCCTGCCGCGCCGCTTTGGTCGGCGAACCGCTGTCCGCCGCCCTGTCGCGCGAACATAATGACGCCAACGTCCTTGCCATGGGCGCGCGCCTGACCGGCATCGACATGGCCAAGGCCTGCGTCACGGCCTTCCTCACCACCGATTTCGGCGGCGGCCGCCACACCGGCCGCGTCGAAAAACTCTCCCAGCCCGCGCTCTGA
- a CDS encoding LPXTG cell wall anchor domain-containing protein yields MTGTVQSILMLAGLLLTGGGFYVLVKLRDRKRGALMLVAGLVMFGNVAIMAVPVADLPVPDMAASKQR; encoded by the coding sequence ATGACAGGGACGGTGCAATCCATATTGATGCTGGCGGGGCTGCTGCTGACGGGCGGGGGCTTTTATGTGCTGGTGAAGCTGCGCGACAGGAAGCGCGGCGCGCTGATGCTGGTCGCCGGGCTGGTGATGTTTGGGAATGTCGCGATCATGGCGGTGCCGGTGGCGGATTTGCCGGTGCCTGACATGGCTGCGTCGAAGCAGCGCTGA
- a CDS encoding alpha/beta hydrolase has product MPDVIFPGPEGRLEGRFSPPPRPRAPVAMILHPHPQGGGTMNDRITQALYKTFVRRGFAVLRFNFRGVGRSQGTFDNGIGELSDAAAALDWVQSFHPEAQTTWIAGFSFGAWIGMQLLMRRPEIRGFISVAPPANMYDFSFLAPCPSSGIIVQGTGDEVVTASAVQKLVDKLRTQKGITIHHDEIRGANHFFEHELDQLMKSIDNYLDMRLSPDSPIR; this is encoded by the coding sequence ATGCCCGACGTCATTTTCCCCGGACCCGAAGGTCGCCTCGAAGGCCGCTTCAGCCCCCCGCCCCGCCCGCGTGCGCCGGTCGCCATGATCCTGCACCCGCACCCACAGGGCGGCGGTACGATGAACGACCGCATCACCCAGGCGCTCTACAAGACGTTCGTGCGACGTGGCTTTGCCGTGCTGCGCTTCAACTTCCGGGGCGTCGGCCGCAGCCAGGGGACGTTCGACAATGGCATTGGCGAATTGTCCGACGCCGCAGCGGCGCTCGACTGGGTGCAGAGCTTCCATCCCGAAGCGCAGACCACCTGGATCGCGGGCTTCTCCTTCGGCGCGTGGATCGGGATGCAGCTTCTGATGCGCCGCCCGGAAATCCGTGGCTTCATCTCGGTCGCGCCGCCCGCCAACATGTACGACTTCTCCTTCCTCGCGCCCTGCCCCTCGTCGGGCATCATCGTGCAGGGAACCGGCGATGAAGTCGTCACCGCCAGCGCGGTGCAGAAACTGGTCGACAAGCTGCGCACGCAAAAGGGCATCACCATCCACCACGACGAAATCCGTGGCGCGAACCATTTCTTCGAACATGAACTCGATCAACTGATGAAGTCGATCGACAATTATCTCGACATGCGCCTGTCCCCGGATTCGCCCATCCGCTAA
- a CDS encoding cysteine desulfurase family protein, whose product MAAERLYLDHAATTPMLPQAQAAMVGAMASWANPSSPHADGRGARAALEQARARIGAALGWDGPAIFTSGASEAIAIGLTRAKAGRVVTSAVEHDAVLRVVGDAEQLGVDGDGMILSLRHPSAGWDPASSVALDEKGEPSLRWDDGTKGWDDGDRGGATIFAIQHVNNETGVIQSLDTLDRRGALLFADCAQSAGKLALPDADMIAISAHKFGGPPGIGVLLVRDLALIHASGGQEQGYRAGTENLPAILAMAAALEARADWLPEAADLRARLDAGIEAAGGVIVARDAARIAAIASYQMPGLSARAQLIQFDLAGISVSAGSACSSGSLKTSHVLHAMGWDEAAASEVVRVSFGPQTGEGDIDRFLAAWTAMAQRARR is encoded by the coding sequence TTGGCCGCTGAACGCCTTTATCTCGATCATGCTGCGACGACGCCGATGCTGCCGCAGGCGCAGGCGGCGATGGTGGGTGCCATGGCCAGTTGGGCCAACCCGTCCAGCCCCCACGCCGACGGGCGCGGGGCGCGCGCCGCGCTGGAGCAGGCGCGGGCGCGGATCGGCGCGGCGCTGGGGTGGGACGGGCCTGCCATCTTCACGTCAGGGGCGAGCGAGGCGATTGCCATCGGCCTCACGCGCGCCAAGGCGGGGCGGGTCGTCACGTCGGCGGTGGAGCATGATGCTGTGCTGCGGGTCGTGGGGGATGCGGAACAGTTGGGTGTGGATGGGGATGGCATGATCCTCTCCCTCCGTCATCCCAGCGCAGGCTGGGATCCCGCTTCTTCTGTTGCGCTGGACGAAAAGGGAGAACCCAGCCTGCGCTGGGATGACGGGACAAAGGGCTGGGATGACGGAGATAGGGGCGGGGCGACCATCTTCGCCATCCAGCATGTGAATAACGAAACCGGGGTGATCCAGTCGCTCGATACGCTCGACCGGCGGGGGGCATTGCTGTTTGCCGATTGTGCGCAGAGTGCGGGGAAGCTGGCGTTGCCGGATGCGGACATGATTGCGATCAGCGCGCACAAGTTCGGTGGGCCGCCGGGGATCGGGGTGTTGCTGGTGCGCGATCTGGCATTGATCCATGCCAGTGGCGGGCAGGAGCAGGGCTATCGCGCGGGGACCGAGAATCTGCCCGCGATACTGGCGATGGCGGCGGCTTTGGAGGCGCGGGCAGACTGGTTGCCGGAGGCGGCCGATCTGCGCGCGCGGCTGGACGCGGGGATCGAGGCGGCGGGCGGGGTGATCGTGGCGCGGGATGCGGCGCGCATCGCGGCCATCGCCAGTTACCAGATGCCGGGCCTGTCGGCGCGGGCGCAGTTGATCCAGTTCGATCTGGCCGGGATTTCGGTGTCGGCGGGCAGCGCCTGTTCGTCCGGGTCGCTCAAGACCAGCCATGTGCTGCACGCGATGGGATGGGACGAGGCAGCGGCGAGCGAAGTGGTGCGGGTGAGTTTCGGGCCGCAGACGGGGGAAGGCGATATCGATCGCTTTCTGGCCGCCTGGACAGCGATGGCGCAGCGGGCGCGGCGATGA
- a CDS encoding cysteine desulfurase family protein, protein MIYLDYQATTPLAPEVFEAMVPLLRDQFANPHSAHRMGRMAAAQVEVARDEIGKLLPAGGRTVFTSGATEALNIAIQGVPPGDIVTIATEHAAVLDTVEALRRAGRGVTVLPVGADGIVNMAAAARAIRPGVALVAAMLVNNEIGVIQPVAALADMARRAGALMLCDAVQGYGRVAIPNGCDMVAISAHKIHGPKGVGALWVRNGVKPAPLIHGGGQEGGLRSGTLSPALCAGFGVAARLMRERAEADAAHVAMLARLALALLPEWGLNGSAEARYPGNLNLRREGLDGARLLSYCRNIAFSLGSACASGSGRPSHVLRAIGLTEGQARGSVRIGFGRYTTPAELESAAQALNEAAAAQAAP, encoded by the coding sequence ATGATCTATCTGGATTATCAGGCGACGACGCCGCTGGCCCCGGAGGTTTTCGAGGCGATGGTGCCGTTGTTGCGCGACCAGTTCGCCAACCCGCACAGCGCGCATCGGATGGGGCGAATGGCGGCGGCGCAGGTCGAGGTGGCGCGGGACGAGATCGGCAAGCTGCTGCCCGCTGGGGGGCGGACAGTCTTTACGTCCGGGGCGACCGAGGCGCTGAACATCGCGATTCAGGGGGTGCCGCCGGGGGACATCGTGACGATCGCGACCGAACATGCCGCCGTGCTGGATACGGTCGAGGCATTGCGGCGGGCAGGGCGGGGCGTGACGGTCCTGCCGGTCGGGGCGGATGGCATCGTGAATATGGCGGCGGCGGCGCGGGCGATCCGGCCCGGCGTCGCTCTGGTTGCGGCGATGCTGGTGAATAATGAGATTGGCGTGATCCAGCCTGTCGCGGCGCTGGCCGATATGGCGCGGCGGGCCGGGGCGCTGATGCTGTGCGACGCGGTGCAGGGTTATGGCCGGGTGGCGATCCCCAATGGCTGTGACATGGTGGCGATCAGCGCGCACAAGATCCATGGTCCCAAGGGCGTGGGCGCTTTGTGGGTGCGGAACGGGGTTAAGCCAGCGCCGCTGATCCATGGCGGGGGGCAGGAAGGCGGGCTGCGGTCGGGGACGCTCTCGCCCGCTTTGTGCGCCGGGTTCGGCGTGGCGGCGCGGCTGATGCGGGAGCGGGCGGAGGCTGATGCGGCGCATGTTGCAATGCTGGCGCGGCTGGCGCTGGCGCTGTTGCCGGAGTGGGGGCTGAACGGCAGCGCAGAGGCGCGTTATCCCGGCAATCTCAACCTGCGGCGCGAGGGATTGGATGGGGCGCGGTTGTTGTCATATTGCCGCAATATTGCTTTTTCGCTCGGTAGCGCTTGCGCAAGCGGGTCCGGGCGGCCTAGCCATGTGCTGCGCGCGATTGGCCTGACCGAGGGTCAGGCGCGCGGATCGGTTCGGATCGGCTTTGGCCGATATACGACACCGGCTGAACTGGAGAGTGCTGCACAGGCTTTGAACGAGGCGGCAGCCGCACAAGCGGCGCCGTAA
- a CDS encoding 2Fe-2S iron-sulfur cluster-binding protein translates to MTRVTFISADGQRRQEVDAPAGSVLLEIAQAAGQPLEGTCEGQMACSTCHVIIESADFPQLKRASEDEEDMLDLAASATRTSRLSCQILLDGTMERLTVRIPAEAYNMQGM, encoded by the coding sequence ATGACCAGGGTCACCTTCATCAGCGCCGACGGGCAGCGACGGCAGGAAGTTGACGCCCCGGCGGGATCGGTGCTGCTGGAGATTGCGCAGGCCGCTGGGCAGCCGCTGGAAGGGACGTGCGAGGGGCAGATGGCCTGTTCGACATGCCATGTCATCATAGAATCCGCCGATTTCCCGCAGTTGAAGCGGGCGAGCGAGGATGAGGAGGATATGCTGGATCTGGCCGCTTCGGCGACGCGGACCAGCCGCCTGTCATGCCAGATATTGCTGGACGGGACGATGGAACGGCTGACCGTTCGCATCCCGGCCGAAGCTTATAATATGCAGGGGATGTGA